One part of the Chrysemys picta bellii isolate R12L10 chromosome 14, ASM1138683v2, whole genome shotgun sequence genome encodes these proteins:
- the CLEC3A gene encoding C-type lectin domain family 3 member A, producing MAQTGLLIFLLISILLLDQATGQASTFKARKHSKRRVKEKNGDLKTQIDKLWQEVNSLKEMQALQTVCLRGTKIHKKCYLASEGAKHFHEANEDCIAKGGTLAIPRDNDETNSLQDYGKKSLPGVANFWLGITDMVNEGKFVDVNGMALNYFNWDRSQPNGGKRENCVLFSQSSQGKWGDEVCRTVKRYICEFLIP from the exons ATGGCACAAACTGGACTTCTAATTTTTCTCCTCATTAGCATACTACTGCTGGATCAAGCTACTGGCCAGGCTTCCACGTTCAAAGCCAGAAAGCACAGTAAACGTAGAGTGAAAG aaAAGAACGGTGATCTAAAGACTCAGATTGACAAGCTGTGGCAAGAAGTAAACTCCCTGAAAGAAAtgcaggcacttcagacag TCTGTCTTCGTGGAACAAAGATCCATAAGAAGTGCTACCTGGCATCTGAAGGTGCCAAGCATTTCCATGAAGCCAATGAAGACTGCATAGCCAAGGGAGGGACACTGGCTATCCCCAGAGATAATGATGAAACCAACTCCCTTCAAGACTATGGCAAGAAAAGTCTGCCAGGGGTTGCAAACTTTTGGCTGGGTATCACCGACATGGTAAACGAAGGGAAATTTGTTGATGTCAACGGGATGGCTCTAAACTATTTTAACTGGGATCGCTCCCAACCAAATGGGGGAAAGCGTGAAAACTGTGTCCTGTTTTCCCAGTCATCTCAAGGCAAGTGGGGGGATGAAGTCTGCCGTACTGTCAAAAGATATATTTGTGAATTTCTAATCCCGTAA